From the genome of [Limnothrix rosea] IAM M-220:
AAGCCACAAAGCTGGATCAATACAAAATCCGTGACCTCAAGAAAAAATTAAAGTTAGCCCTGACGACCATCAAGAAAATGGAAACGAATCCTGACTTGGTGCACTCGCGGGACTTTAACCTCGACTATCTCCGGATGCGGATGGAAGAGGGGATGTTTAATTCGGCGATCGTCAATCAAATGGAGATCAAGGTTAAACAGCTCATTCGCGTTGCTCTGCGGCCTAGCACCGCTGATGTTGCCACTGTGGGTGTTGCGGCTACTGGGGGGCGGCAAGTGGATGAAATGTTTGATGTGCATTACGAAACAGATGACGGCCAAGGTAAACGGGCAAAGGGCGTTTTATTTCGAGTTCATATCAAACTGACAAAGTTGCCTACCCAGTCTTCGAGCAATACTGTTGAGCAAATTATTACCTGCCTCAAGACATTTCTTAATCCATTAGAGGCACAGGAACATTGGCAACCGAGTGTCCAAGGTCGCATTGCGGTTTTGGAATGGGATCAAAAGGCCAAACCAACGCCTTTGCTTGTTCTCCGGCAATCGGAAGAGGGGGGGAATGTGAGCTTCCGTACCCAAACGGCTCGCCCACCGCGCCCGAGAACTTCGGGTCAAGCTGCGACACAACAGCGACGACGACCACAGGGTGGTACTCGGAGTGGGAGGGGAGCTAATGGTAGTAGTGCGCAACAGCAACAGCGTCGCCGTTCTTCATCGGCAAGCCAACATCAAAAACGCCGCTCTCCAAGAAAACCCTAGGGACAAAAAAGTACAATATCCCAAAATTTAAAAATTAGCCTTGCTTCTGTCAAAGTGTGTTGGGTGTGGTCTTTTTTCGATGAGTTGATGCTTTGTACAAAAACTTTGGGGTTCGAAAGTTGGAGATTTTTTAAAAGGTTTTGTTTACTCTGGAAGGGTTTCACAAATTCCCTGTTTTGTTGTCTTCAATTTATTGGCTTTGACTGTGGGCGATCGCGGTAAGGTAGACATCCGGCCATGGTTATGACGTTATGAATTCTCTGCTATATCCTTACAAAGCACCAGATTTTGCGGATAGGGTTACGGCGTGGTATGAGGGTCTGTGTCCCATGACGAAAGTGCTGGGGCGTTTGCCGCGTACTGCCCATGCTGAATGGCTCGCCCAACAAGTGATGGCTGAGCTAGCACAGGAACCGATTTATCATTTTGAGGGCAAAATGTATGGTGTGCTTGTTGTGGCGACACCGGCGGGGGAGCTGTTTTATCTGAAGGCTTTTTCTGGTTTATTGCGGGGCAACAAAACTGTAGCGGGCTGGGTACCGATGATCGATGGCGGCGATCGCCTTTTACTAGAAGAACAGGAAATATTGGCACAGCTACGGGACATTCGACATCGCATTGCGCACCTTGAGCAGTTGCCGGAACGTCGAACCTACCAACAATTAACTGAAACTTGGCAGAGCAAAATTGCCCATTTCAATCAACAACGCCGTAAGAGCAAACAACAACGGGAGCAACAACGCCGAGCACTGACCCAAACCCTTGCAGGCGAGCCTCTAAACATAGCCTTTCAAAAACTCACAGAAATGAGTCGCCAAGAAAGTAATCACAAGCGCGATTTAAAACGCCAGCGGGATCAAGAACTTCGGGAGTTATCTGAGCTAATCACCCGCAGTGACGCAGAGCTGCAAGGTCTCCGCCAACGGCGCAAAACCCTTTCTCGTAATTTACAGAAAAGAATGCACCGTGTTTATCAGCTAAAAAATTTTGCGGGTAATGCCCAGGCGATCGCCGACATTTTCCCCCAAGGTTTACCCACCGGCACTGGAGATTGCTGTGCGCCGAAACTCTTGCATTATGCCGCCAAACATCACCTCAAACCCCTTGCCCTCGCGGAATTTTGGTGGGGGAAGGATACCGATATTAAACAAACGGGTCACTTTTACCCAGCCTGCGTAGAACGTTGTCAGCCGATTTTGGGATTTTTATTATCCGGTTTAGAAAACAAATCTTTTAATACACTTGTCGGAACCCCAGAAATTCCCCTAGAAATCATTTACGAAGACGATGAAATTCTTGTTGTAAATAAGCCCCATGGGTTACTAACAATTCCGGGGCGTAGTAGTCACAATTACGATAGTGTATTTAGCCGTTTAAAACGTGATTTCCCACAAATTTATTTAGTGCATCGCTTAGATCAAGACACCTCTGGATTAGTTGTTTTTGCCAAATCTACCCCTGCCCAAAAACAACTACAACATCAGTTTCGCCGCCAGCAAATTTCTAAAATTTATACTGCCATTTTAGAGCAGCCAATCCACCAAGAAGAGGGTTTGATTGAATTGCCATTATGGTCTGATCCCCGCGATCGCCCCCGGCAAAAAGTAGATTTTGAAAGAGGAAAAATAAGCAAAACCAAGTTTACAAAAATTGCTCAAAACCGTATCGAACTCCAGCCAATTACTGGGCGTACCCACCAACTCCGCGTCCATTGTGCCCATCAAGAAGGTTTGCAGAATCCCATCCTTGGCGATCGCCTTTACGGTCATCACAACAAACAAAACCACGGGCGATTACACTTACATGCCACGGCCATAACATTTAAGCATCCCACCACAAAAAAAATAATAACATTACGTAAAAACCCTTTATTTTAAAGACAAATTATAAAGACAAAATATTGTAAAACTGCCCATTTAAATCAATCTTTTTCAAGTCTTACTTTTATTCAGAAATAAGGTAGAGGATAATATAAAAAATAGAGGCTGAGTATACTTAAGGAAATAGCGTGAACAGCGATAATGCCAGAGACCAGCAAACTTTTGATAGACTTCTAAGGGAAATTAGTGACCTCCGCAAACAAGTCAAGACCTTAGAAGAAAAACTGCCTGTTTCGCTCGAACAACCACCTCAGCTCCCAAACGCCCTGATCGAGCTATCGTCAGAAATTTACACCCCCCAGCCTGCCATCTCATTTCTAGAGCGTGCCACTGGAGTCTTACGAGATTTGATTCACGTTGACCGCACAGCAATATATCGCTTTAACCCTGACAAGACAGGTGAATTTGTCACCGAGTCACGGCGCGAAAAATGGCGATCGCTACTCCATCTCCAAACGGAAAAACCAGAGATTACCAGCAATATCAGTAATTGTGCCCTGAAATATTTGCGATTGCCGGAGCGCAACCATGACGATGGAACCTCACCACCCCCATACCACAACCGCTTAAAACTCTTTCGTGTTTGCACCAATATCCAAAACTCAGGATTTTCAGATTGTTACCTCAAAGTCCTCAAGCTGTATCAAGCCCAAGCCTATGCGATCGCCCCCCTCTACGATCACAAAAAACTCTGGGGTCTACTCGCGGCGTACCACAACGAAGCCCCCCACCAATGGCAACAACATGAACTGCAATACCTCCTGCAAATAGCCATTTATTGCGAAGGCGCAATCAAACAAAACAATCTCCAAGCGAACTACAGCAATCAAGAAACACAAATTCGCCAGCAACTTACCCAGCAAATTCAAGCCCAACAAAACCAATTACAACTAGAACAGCGGCAACAGCAGGCTCTCGGTGAAGTTATTAATACGATCCGTCGTAGCCTTCATTTGGACGAAATTTTTCACGCCGCAGTCCGAGAAACCCGCCGCTTACTCCAAGCAGATCGCGTGATGATCTACCGTTTCAAACCC
Proteins encoded in this window:
- a CDS encoding RluA family pseudouridine synthase, encoding MNSLLYPYKAPDFADRVTAWYEGLCPMTKVLGRLPRTAHAEWLAQQVMAELAQEPIYHFEGKMYGVLVVATPAGELFYLKAFSGLLRGNKTVAGWVPMIDGGDRLLLEEQEILAQLRDIRHRIAHLEQLPERRTYQQLTETWQSKIAHFNQQRRKSKQQREQQRRALTQTLAGEPLNIAFQKLTEMSRQESNHKRDLKRQRDQELRELSELITRSDAELQGLRQRRKTLSRNLQKRMHRVYQLKNFAGNAQAIADIFPQGLPTGTGDCCAPKLLHYAAKHHLKPLALAEFWWGKDTDIKQTGHFYPACVERCQPILGFLLSGLENKSFNTLVGTPEIPLEIIYEDDEILVVNKPHGLLTIPGRSSHNYDSVFSRLKRDFPQIYLVHRLDQDTSGLVVFAKSTPAQKQLQHQFRRQQISKIYTAILEQPIHQEEGLIELPLWSDPRDRPRQKVDFERGKISKTKFTKIAQNRIELQPITGRTHQLRVHCAHQEGLQNPILGDRLYGHHNKQNHGRLHLHATAITFKHPTTKKIITLRKNPLF